AATACTTCTCTGTTGTCTTTTGTTTTTGGACGGAATGGGCATATTGATGAAGCCCAAGATCAGACAGAGTATTAAATACTTCACCACACACATGACAACGATATTCTGATCTCTTGTGACTGCGAGTATGTTCCAAGAAATCTTCAAGTTCAGAAAACATCATACTACAGCTACTTTGCACACATTTGTACACTTTTAGTGCTAAGTGAGAGACTATAAGGTGGCCCTTTAGAGCTTTGTacgaatcgaatatttctttGCAAAACTGACAGTGATAGGTACGGTCTATGCTTCCATCTGGAGGTGCCTATCAATGTTCATAAACTATTAAAAAGAGAGATGCAGAAAAGAAAATTGCAAGTttatgaaaaaatgttcaaaataccTCAGGAGGTAAGGAGTGTATAGCAGTGCCAGGCCAAACTTTATGGGACGACATATGTTTCTTCACGTTGGATTTTTGTGCAAACGCACGTCCACATACAACACATTGATATGGTTTTTCCCCTGTGTGAGAACGTTCATGTTGTTGCcaataaaatttttttgcaaactGTTTGTTACAGTAACCACATTTGTACTGTAACAAAACATTTTGGTTAAGAAAGCCAAAGTATTCAAATTTGAGGCTGCTCGTAAATAATGATTTCATCGAGATACATACTTTTAAATTTTGCGTTTGATTAGCGATAATATCTGAATCTATCAATGGATTTTCAGTTATCGATATATCAACTTTTTCTGAATTGTTAACTCCATGCTCTTGAGAAATATCACTTGGTAAAACTTGAGGTACATCGTTTGAATCATCTTTCATAGGCTCGTTGTCGCCTGGAATAGTGGAGTTTGCAAAAGTATCCAAGCTTTCCGAACTCAATATTATTGGAACACTAAATGAGGAATCCGTTGTAAAATAACTAGCACCCTCTTGATCCATGCTATAACACATACAAGATGCATCATTCATTGGAGGTTTGTATTAAAAGGAAATCTCTAGAAGCGTACAATTAGAATTGAACTATTTATAGCTAACCTAAAGAGCATGTCTGATTCTTCGAGTATAATTGGCTCGCCAAGTTGATCATTTTGAACAAATGTTTCTTGTGGATTGTATTGTGACGCATCTTGATCATTGTCTTCTGTATGAACAGGCTGGCTTTCATCATTCACCAAAAACTGACTCAAATCTATGGTTTCCTCATGCGTCTTTTGGTGGGTCCTTTTGTGCAATACAAACATGTGCAATGATGTGAACTGGCTTTTACATTTTCCACACTGAAATATATCTTCTTCATCCTGATCTATTGCTaaacaaaatatacaaaaatgtttGCTGCAAATTCATTTAATTGGAACTTAAGTGAAGTAAAAATCATCAATGAATAGGTTACTAAAATTACTTCATCAAAATACCCACCTGAGTGCTCAACCTCAGTTATTAGAGTTTGAGACTCCAATAATGATTGCACAGAAGGACTGTCCAGCGACACGCCTGTAAAGTACGAAAAGCGACGATCTTAAGTACCTGAAATActatcccgattttctttcagAAAGCAAAATAAATAGGATACTTGTTGGTTAACCCCACCTATTTCTATGATAGAAAAGTTTACCTGTTAAAGCGTCGAAAATAGATTGCGCCATACTTTGCAATAATATTAACGCTTCATTTTAAGCGAAATCAACGATCAGGCTTTCATGAGTCGTTTAATGTgaagaaaacgaacaaatacCAAGTCGAAAACATACCGAGAATTTCTACGCCCTGCCAGCGTTGTTGCTGACCAGGCCAGCGAATGATAATCGATATGTCGACTGCTGAGAACgattctaacctcaaaatggGACTAGTTGCACCGTAGCGCCAACATCAAACAAATAAATGAAACAGGTtagacgaaagaaaatatttgtgaCCGTTGGAACGTGCGAGGGTCTCCTTCAAGTATATTGTTTGAAGAAACAACGAAAAAATGGCAGCGGTAATACGTGTGAAACGTAGACACGATGACGAACCATTAAATGCATTATTAATTGCATGTAAACGATTTAAAAGTGCAGAAAATGAGGAAGCAGAAGAATCGACCGCCCTTACTCCGCTGACAACGGTTGTTAAATTTGCCGGGACCGTTAAGAATCAggtaaaatttaaacgattttaataaagtattttaaatcattttagTATTAAGTGGGCATACATATCTTTCTgtctgtctttctttcttcctttctttacaATAGGAAGATGACGTTGTTGAACACTTGATTCAAAATTTGAGGAAAGACGAATTGAAAGCGAATTTCAAGCAACATTCTGTAGATATTTTAACTAAAGTACGAGAACAAGTAAAACAGATTTCGGCAGAAAATCGTTACAAAGTAATTAATTGTTTCCGGTCTTTGGATAACTCTAAACTTCAAGAATGGGAAGATAAGGTTATGACAGTAATAGATGTAGAGGACTCTGTCTCATGTGCTATTCCAGAGGAACATTCCACAGAAGAAGTATATGAGTTTTTGTTAATATTAGTTATAAGGCTTTACGTTCAATGAGCAGACTGCATGAAATGTTATACTCTGgttttgataaaatttcataGGCGGATAGGGCATCCACAAATATTTGGCTATAGCTTAGATGGACAGtagtttatgaaatatttatcaacAGATGaagtataagaaaaaaaaatcaaatattttttagttttCTCTCCACTTATTGAGTTTttcttgtaaataaatattttatttttgttttttggaGATTATGATAGATAATAAGCTTCCattagatattttttattaattattacattGGACATTCAAATTTTTGTTGTTGCCATTAAAAAAGTACTTAACCAATACCAAGAATGTTTTACAGGATGAGGTTTACGTGTATGATTTGTATTATGGACAAACTGAGAACGAGCTAGACATAGATCATATGGTATCTGTGCATCCAATCGATCAAGAATTGGTTTTCGATACTTATAGAAATAATGGTCATTCTGAGATTGAATGCGAATCAGAGAATTCTAATTCAGAGTCcaattggagaaacgattacCCTGATTCCGATCACTCCGAAGGATCAATCGACGATGACGATATACGGGAGGCTGTTATGAATATGAGGTTGGAAGAAGGCTCGGATTTGTCCAGCGAAGATGATTTCGTTTATGCAGTCAGTGAAAAGGATGTAGAGGCCTATGGCTATAAGTATGCAAAATACAAAGCAAAGATAAAGGAGGAATTAGGCGAAGATGAAAGTGATATTAGCGAATGTAGTGGAGAATATGTATACGAGGAATCGGATAAGGATAACGATTCCAATACAGACAAGAATTGATGCTGAACTTCAGTgtgatattaaatataaatttagacTCTAAAGATATAGAATAGTAGCGATTAGTTGTAGATAAGTTCTTTTCTATTGCATCAAACTGATCAATAATGACTTTAGTACAACTGTACATTTATGACAACTACAGTTTTCATActatttagaataatttaagTTAATAAACAAAACACATTGTTTCataattgaaattgtttttgaaatcACAAGTTACAcaactttaaattatttttccgattgcATAGAAGTCAGGGTCATAAAGGtcttagaattttatttatgtctatatatttattacatatttatatagaTATATCTTGTGTGTAAAATTCGTCTAtcaaaataaaaacaataaaagTAAACCTAGACATCGAAATGACAAAGGAAGGTGTATAGGTATTTAGAAAAAGAACCGTTTTCGACGATATGGCATATAATAATATACCAAATTTATAATGTAACAAATTGTTGGAAGTACCAGATAGAGATTTACAAGTTTTCAGCAATGAAGGGTATCTACTTCGTGATGCATTATCAaatcttttgtatttatttttaatggaaTATCGTGAATCCTGCTTTCCTTTAGACAGCGATCAGCAAGAGTACAGGCCCGTAAATAACGTAACAATTACTTTTATAAAAGTATTCGCGAATGTTTCGCGTTTATCTGGCTACACTAATCGTCGAAATACGAAAACAATTTTACATTAACTGAGATTTTTGGATACGCTGCCGCGTTCCGCGACAACGCGCAGATTAACGTCCTTTCTTTTTCTCATCGTCGAAATTCGCACGTGGGAAAATTGATGCCATTAACGAACTCGTTATATGATATGAATAGTACGCTGCGTATACGTGTAACACTGGccttaattctaatttttacatttacgcGCTCGCAACGAATCGTTACTTGTTTACAAGTAAGTACACGCGATGCCTTTTGATTGTATGTACGAAGCAAATGCGTTGGTAAGAATCCAATTATACCGAATCCTGAATTCCTGGGGAGACGCTAGGGAATTTTCGTTCCTTCTTTCTCCCGTGATACATTCGAGACGATTGGCAAACGACAGGAAACGTTCTCTGATCCTTATGGCAGTCTATGGATACATTTATCAACGTACTTACTCCCCGGAGAGTATCAGCGCGATTTATGGGCatgaaatcattttttattcatatttatatatttatatataatatattaaatgtcATATTGCAACTTAGCGTTTTCACAAGCTTGAGATTGGTATCATTCAGGATAATTACTATCGTACCGTTAATACTCTACTCGTCTACTGTACAACATTTTACACTCATCTTTATTATCCGTAATTCCTTAGGTATGTCGATTAATTAGTTACAGCTACGAGATTATTGAAGAGTCATGAGATTGCACACCTTTGTATCGGGTCGATCGTGGCTTACAAGGCCAGCCGCAACTTCGCTCGCACTCCGCCCAAAAACCCCAACTGGAACCACGATCCTTCATATACAGGACGTGTCTCATTCGGCAGCCTCACTTTGGTATTACTTCGTTATAATTTTCAcgctcaattttttttttttttacccttgCACCCAGTCAATCCAAAGCGAACTACCAAACGCCACTACCACGACCACCTAAAAATGTCGCTGCTATTGAAACGTCGCTTATCCCTTCGAAGCTTCGTGTCCACGCACGCGTATGTACACGTCAGTTGAATCAACTTATAAGTACAAACAATTCCCTGGATCAACAGAAATCACACAACGGTAGTCAACTAAATGGGATAGTCGGTAATtctattatgtatatatatatatatatatatatacgtatatatgtatatatgtatatatctacatatgtatatacgtatacatgtgtatatatacatacatatatacacatatatatacacacatatatttatatatataaatatatatataaacatatatatatttatataaactgGCAACAATTAACAGTCCCGTTGGGTTGTCCCGCTGGTGACATCTAAGAACGATCACCGCGGACCAGATGCTCGCATCCTGAGAGTCTTTAAAGTACGGACGCTTCGGTCCTGCCACTCGGTGGCGTAGTGGCGTGGCTGCTcgagttgttgttgttgttgttgttgttgttattgttgctCGCCTCGCCGGCGTGGCTCGAACAGTAGAATTTCTTGTGAGCTATAAAGGTGCTCAGATAGTTGAAGCTGATGTCGCACGACCGACAGTAACGGGGACCGCTTTTGTTCGGGTCTAGGCTCTCCTCCGGTGGGGGCGTGTCTTCGCGTTCCTGTTTCACCTTGCTTGTTACCGTCGGTGGGGGAGGGGGCGGCGGTGGCTGGGGACTCTTTCGAACCTCGGCCTTACCGTTCACCTGCACCTCAGCGGGGACCTCTTCGGGTGTGGTGGCTGGTGGGGGTTCCGGGGTAGGTAGGACCGTTTCGTCGTCTAGTACGCAGGTTATGTAATTCTCCTCCTGAAAGATAAAGGAACGTTTGAGTTACGATATCTGATTTTAGATAGAATTTTCTTTCACGTGTACACCTGAGAGTCGTAGATCGGATTTAACGAtcgcaatgtttgagaaagatTATTTCACTATTTTCGGGatttcgtatcgcgcgaacgaacgaatagaATTGTTATAAGGAAAACAATAAGCTAGGGATCGTTCTTCGCAGCTTCGTGCAGCAGGTGTGTCGAAGCGATCTCAAGGTTCACTTTTTTGTAAATAGAAGATTATAAAACGAGTTGCTTTCAAACAAGAGAGGAGACCTTTCGGTCGTTAGTTAATTTAGTGTACTATTTCCGacccgggaaaacttcgtggtttgaaattcaaattggaattgaaatatattttgtagagtaacaaaacgtataaaaatgttccattcgagattaattttacgacttaaaggattCTTTCGAGGAGTCGGTTTCCGTTAGCAAAGAAGCATCGAGTGCAAGGGGGTTAACACCGCGATAACACCCACTCCCTTACCTGTAGGTCGGTTCCGCGTTTCTCGAAGTGCATCTTGATATGCGTCCTCATGCCACGCAACGTGTTTCCCTTGTAACGACAgatcgtgcatctgaaagctttgACGCCTTGATGCGCGTCCATGTGACGCTGGGCAGCTCCAGCTGTTGGACTAACCGCGCCGCACACGGGACATCTCCAACCACCAGTCGGTCCACTGGTGCATGTATGCGTGCCTCCGGGTTCGATTATAGCCTGTACAGAAGCAAAGAAAgtgtaagaaaaaagaaaaggaacacaAAAACGTCTCACATAATATCCTAAAAATCAATTAGCAATGTGCAAAGCACGTGTAGAGAATTTGGTATCGGAACTGGTCGAACTTAACCTGGTGCAACttaccctttccactcgaaaaGCGACCGATGCACTaggatttttctaatttttctaaatttcgagATAAACGAAATATCTTGTATACGAAATATCTCGTTTATTCTATGATTTATTTATCACATCCGATGTAAAAGATTTCTTTGAGGTTTTTTGCCCAGAAAAAtgcttcgagcgcaaagggttaaaagatCTTCGTGCAGAGGACCACGTGGGTTCTTGTAATTATGATTTTCATAGTTGTCACCTGGGGTCGAATGCAGAAGCTATTGATAGATGGAATTCTATACCGTGCTCGAAGCGTCAATCAATCTATTAACTGTGAATAAATCATCCAGGAATAAACTATTTACTTTGCACTTGGTGCATCTCGAGTGATGTTCCTGAGGTTCCGGCCTTTTGGGGCAGTAAAACGCTTGATGGGCCACCAGATTGTCCATGGAGGCAAACTTGATACCGCACGCGGCGCAGATAAGTTGAACCAAGGGTGGCGAGGGTGTACCGGGTGGCGGTGGACTGTTGCTGACCGTGGTCTCCCTCGCTTGGCAATAGTGC
This window of the Ptiloglossa arizonensis isolate GNS036 chromosome 5, iyPtiAriz1_principal, whole genome shotgun sequence genome carries:
- the Fs(2)ltopp43 gene encoding female sterile (2) ltoPP43 — encoded protein: MAAVIRVKRRHDDEPLNALLIACKRFKSAENEEAEESTALTPLTTVVKFAGTVKNQEDDVVEHLIQNLRKDELKANFKQHSVDILTKVREQVKQISAENRYKVINCFRSLDNSKLQEWEDKVMTVIDVEDSVSCAIPEEHSTEEDEVYVYDLYYGQTENELDIDHMVSVHPIDQELVFDTYRNNGHSEIECESENSNSESNWRNDYPDSDHSEGSIDDDDIREAVMNMRLEEGSDLSSEDDFVYAVSEKDVEAYGYKYAKYKAKIKEELGEDESDISECSGEYVYEESDKDNDSNTDKN
- the LOC143147702 gene encoding uncharacterized protein LOC143147702 isoform X4, with product MAQSIFDALTGVSLDSPSVQSLLESQTLITEVEHSAIDQDEEDIFQCGKCKSQFTSLHMFVLHKRTHQKTHEETIDLSQFLVNDESQPVHTEDNDQDASQYNPQETFVQNDQLGEPIILEESDMLFSMDQEGASYFTTDSSFSVPIILSSESLDTFANSTIPGDNEPMKDDSNDVPQVLPSDISQEHGVNNSEKVDISITENPLIDSDIIANQTQNLKVCISMKSLFTSSLKFEYFGFLNQNVLLQYKCGYCNKQFAKKFYWQQHERSHTGEKPYQCVVCGRAFAQKSNVKKHMSSHKVWPGTAIHSLPPEAPPDGSIDRTYHCQFCKEIFDSYKALKGHLIVSHLALKVYKCVQSSCSMMFSELEDFLEHTRSHKRSEYRCHVCGEVFNTLSDLGLHQYAHSVQKQKTTEKYYCCSVCKSSFSNLEALQHHTETTTHDYACLHCGKSFLIERFLRRHLKTHASSARFACEDCGKAFKTEQYLANHKLIHSEETPFLCPHCPARFKRKDRLGRHMLIHDLTKRLKCPFRGYLGCMSEFSRPDKLKRHLLTHSNIKRFSCSHCNRNFHRAQALKHHEMNKHSLKCEICSHAFKTKEQLLTHNCDQSNETKKHSSSQLPKKASGSFKPRKPTPKRQTSSKTAIGLADKEKLEKFKADEIQRKFCISDYLRNVKV
- the LOC143147702 gene encoding uncharacterized protein LOC143147702 isoform X1, coding for MAQSIFDALTGVSLDSPSVQSLLESQTLITEVEHSAIDQDEEDIFQCGKCKSQFTSLHMFVLHKRTHQKTHEETIDLSQFLVNDESQPVHTEDNDQDASQYNPQETFVQNDQLGEPIILEESDMLFSMDQEGASYFTTDSSFSVPIILSSESLDTFANSTIPGDNEPMKDDSNDVPQVLPSDISQEHGVNNSEKVDISITENPLIDSDIIANQTQNLKVCISMKSLFTSSLKFEYFGFLNQNVLLQYKCGYCNKQFAKKFYWQQHERSHTGEKPYQCVVCGRAFAQKSNVKKHMSSHKVWPGTAIHSLPPEAPPDGSIDRTYHCQFCKEIFDSYKALKGHLIVSHLALKVYKCVQSSCSMMFSELEDFLEHTRSHKRSEYRCHVCGEVFNTLSDLGLHQYAHSVQKQKTTEKYYCCSVCKSSFSNLEALQHHTETTTHDYACLHCGKSFLIERFLRRHLKTHASSARFACEDCGKAFKTEQYLANHKLIHSEETPFLCPHCPARFKRKDRLGRHMLIHDLTKRLKCPFRGYLGCMSEFSRPDKLKRHLLTHSNIKRFSCSHCNRNFHRAQALKHHEMNKHSLKCEICSHAFKTKEQLLTHNCDQSNETKKHSSSQLPKKASGSFKPRKPTPKRQTSSKTAIGLADKEKLEKFKADEIQRKITSETLKSDDYKDGTCTKKVENISISKEIGSTIEALIRSDAADNEIKRNTDTYSVQQIGE
- the LOC143147702 gene encoding uncharacterized protein LOC143147702 isoform X2 — translated: MAQSIFDALTGVSLDSPSVQSLLESQTLITEVEHSAIDQDEEDIFQCGKCKSQFTSLHMFVLHKRTHQKTHEETIDLSQFLVNDESQPVHTEDNDQDASQYNPQETFVQNDQLGEPIILEESDMLFSMDQEGASYFTTDSSFSVPIILSSESLDTFANSTIPGDNEPMKDDSNDVPQVLPSDISQEHGVNNSEKVDISITENPLIDSDIIANQTQNLKYKCGYCNKQFAKKFYWQQHERSHTGEKPYQCVVCGRAFAQKSNVKKHMSSHKVWPGTAIHSLPPEAPPDGSIDRTYHCQFCKEIFDSYKALKGHLIVSHLALKVYKCVQSSCSMMFSELEDFLEHTRSHKRSEYRCHVCGEVFNTLSDLGLHQYAHSVQKQKTTEKYYCCSVCKSSFSNLEALQHHTETTTHDYACLHCGKSFLIERFLRRHLKTHASSARFACEDCGKAFKTEQYLANHKLIHSEETPFLCPHCPARFKRKDRLGRHMLIHDLTKRLKCPFRGYLGCMSEFSRPDKLKRHLLTHSNIKRFSCSHCNRNFHRAQALKHHEMNKHSLKCEICSHAFKTKEQLLTHNCDQSNETKKHSSSQLPKKASGSFKPRKPTPKRQTSSKTAIGLADKEKLEKFKADEIQRKITSETLKSDDYKDGTCTKKVENISISKEIGSTIEALIRSDAADNEIKRNTDTYSVQQIGE
- the LOC143147702 gene encoding uncharacterized protein LOC143147702 isoform X3; amino-acid sequence: MAQSIFDALTGVSLDSPSVQSLLESQTLITEVEHSDQDEEDIFQCGKCKSQFTSLHMFVLHKRTHQKTHEETIDLSQFLVNDESQPVHTEDNDQDASQYNPQETFVQNDQLGEPIILEESDMLFSMDQEGASYFTTDSSFSVPIILSSESLDTFANSTIPGDNEPMKDDSNDVPQVLPSDISQEHGVNNSEKVDISITENPLIDSDIIANQTQNLKYKCGYCNKQFAKKFYWQQHERSHTGEKPYQCVVCGRAFAQKSNVKKHMSSHKVWPGTAIHSLPPEAPPDGSIDRTYHCQFCKEIFDSYKALKGHLIVSHLALKVYKCVQSSCSMMFSELEDFLEHTRSHKRSEYRCHVCGEVFNTLSDLGLHQYAHSVQKQKTTEKYYCCSVCKSSFSNLEALQHHTETTTHDYACLHCGKSFLIERFLRRHLKTHASSARFACEDCGKAFKTEQYLANHKLIHSEETPFLCPHCPARFKRKDRLGRHMLIHDLTKRLKCPFRGYLGCMSEFSRPDKLKRHLLTHSNIKRFSCSHCNRNFHRAQALKHHEMNKHSLKCEICSHAFKTKEQLLTHNCDQSNETKKHSSSQLPKKASGSFKPRKPTPKRQTSSKTAIGLADKEKLEKFKADEIQRKITSETLKSDDYKDGTCTKKVENISISKEIGSTIEALIRSDAADNEIKRNTDTYSVQQIGE